Genomic segment of Pontibacter liquoris:
ACCGACGACCAGGAAGCATTGATGCAAACCATAGAAAATATGCGCACCGATGCCCCCGCCTGATGCCAAGAGCCGTGTGAAGTATGACCTCCCTGCTGCCAGCAGCCATACTTTACACAGCTGCGTTTTGAGCGGTTAAGGTTTATACTTTCTATATTTAACTGGCTATTGCGTCCAAGTATAAGTAGGATCGGACCGTGCTAAAAACAAACAGCGCCTTCTGCTCACAAAGAACAGAAGGCGCTGTTTTATACTTTAGAAAGGTTGCGCTACGCGATCACCGACTCAGCCAGCACAATGATCTTGTTGTTGAGCACTTCTACCACACCACCGTCAACGGTAAAGAACTCCTGTCCTTTGCTAGTTGTAAGGCGCACACGGCCTCTTTCCATGGTGCTGATCAGCGGGGCGTGCCCGTTTAAAACCTCAAAAGAACCACTGGCTCCGGGAAACTGCGCAGCCTCCACCTCACCGGCGAAAACCTTCTTATCAGGTGTGATTATCTCTAAATACATTTCTATGAGTTCTGAGTTCTGAGTTCTGAGTTCTGAGTCAGGTTGGAAACAACTCGTGACTCAGAACTCGAGACTCATAACTAGTTAAACCTATTTTGCTTCGGCCAGCATTTTCTCGCCTTTGGCTACGGCATCTTCGATGGTACCTACCAGGTTAAAGGCAGATTCCGGCAGGTAGTCATACTTACCGTCCATGATCTCGTTGAAGCTGCGAATGGTGTCTTTGATATCTACCAGCACACCTTTCAGGCCAGTAAACTGCTCGGCCACGTGGAACGGCTGCGACAGGAAACGCTGCACACGGCGCGCTCTGTGTACAACCAGCTTATCTTCGTCAGAAAGCTCGTCCATACCCAGGATGGCGATGATGTCCTGCAATTCTTTGTAACGCTGCAGGATCTCTTTCACGCGCTGTGCTGTACCGTAGTGCTCTTCGCCCAGAACGTCAGCAGAAAGGATACGTGAAGTAGAGTCCAGTGGGTCTACCGCAGGGTAGATACCAAGCTCGGCAATTTTACGGGAAAGTACGGTAGTAGCATCCAGGTGAGCAAACGTTGTTGCCGGAGCCGGGTCAGTCAAGTCATCCGCAGGTACGTAAACGGCCTGCACCGATGTAATGGAACCACGCTTGGTAGAAGTAATACGCTCCTGCATGGCACCCATCTCCGTAGCCAGCGTTGGCTGGTAACCTACCGCTGATGGCATACGACCCAAAAGAGCCGATACCTCAGAACCCGCCTGCGTGAAGCGGAAGATGTTGTCGATAAAGAAAAGGATGTCACGGCCGGCACCAGTACCGTCGCCATCACGGAAGTTTTCTGCTACTGTAAGACCAGCCAGCGCTACACGGGCACGTGCCCCTGGCGGCTCGTTCATCTGGCCGAACACCAGCGTGGCCTGCGACTTGGCAAGCTCGTCCATGTCCACGGCGTTCAGATCCCAGCCACCTTCTTCCATCGAGTGTTTGAAGGCATCGCCATACTTGATAACGCCAGACTCGATCATTTCACGCAGCAAGTCGTTTCCTTCACGCGTACGCTCACCCACACCGGCAAACACAGAAAGACCTGCGTAGGCTTTTGCGATGTTGTTGATAAGCTCCATGATCAATACGGTTTTGCCTACACCGGCACCACCGAACAGACCGATTTTACCACCCTTCACATAAGGCTCCAGGAGGTCGATTACTTTGATACCGGTATAAAGTACTTCGGAAGAAGTAGCAAGATCTTCGAAACGGGGAGCAGAACGGTGGATTGGAAGACCACCAGCGCTCACAGGCTGAGAAATACCATCAATGGCTTCGCCGAT
This window contains:
- the atpC gene encoding ATP synthase F1 subunit epsilon yields the protein MYLEIITPDKKVFAGEVEAAQFPGASGSFEVLNGHAPLISTMERGRVRLTTSKGQEFFTVDGGVVEVLNNKIIVLAESVIA
- the atpD gene encoding F0F1 ATP synthase subunit beta, with product MANIGSITQVIGPVVDVSFAGENSKLPNILDALEVTKDNGQKIILECQQHLGEDRVRTIAMDSTEGLTRGAAVLDLGTPITMPTGEGIKGRLFNVIGEAIDGISQPVSAGGLPIHRSAPRFEDLATSSEVLYTGIKVIDLLEPYVKGGKIGLFGGAGVGKTVLIMELINNIAKAYAGLSVFAGVGERTREGNDLLREMIESGVIKYGDAFKHSMEEGGWDLNAVDMDELAKSQATLVFGQMNEPPGARARVALAGLTVAENFRDGDGTGAGRDILFFIDNIFRFTQAGSEVSALLGRMPSAVGYQPTLATEMGAMQERITSTKRGSITSVQAVYVPADDLTDPAPATTFAHLDATTVLSRKIAELGIYPAVDPLDSTSRILSADVLGEEHYGTAQRVKEILQRYKELQDIIAILGMDELSDEDKLVVHRARRVQRFLSQPFHVAEQFTGLKGVLVDIKDTIRSFNEIMDGKYDYLPESAFNLVGTIEDAVAKGEKMLAEAK